The Vidua chalybeata isolate OUT-0048 chromosome 6, bVidCha1 merged haplotype, whole genome shotgun sequence genome has a segment encoding these proteins:
- the AVEN gene encoding cell death regulator Aven isoform X3 produces the protein MWLQFTFNMAQKIVDRDSFTQFRFADEKEWDKESICHKQFSALSVDCQSLVQALQELPLHLRLNIAADLVQASTPLEVPQMKSKIFEDGKKREQLFRQSLAQRETVLVSHPLGNSVAPSEPGSKNGSRANAGESFQKVHPLSNQDTDHLDEELDLLLNLEAPINTENRPASGTLSCSISTEKDLKMDCKENEPLKVDMPEEKSTSSQQQQSTSKDVTEEELEDWLDSMIA, from the exons gaGATTCCTTTACACAGTTTCGATTTGCTGACGAGAAGGAATGGGATAAAGAAAGTATATGCCATAAGCAG TTCTCTGCACTTTCTGTTGACTGCCAGTCTTTGGTCCAGGCCCTTCAGGAATTGCCTCTACATCTGAGGCTGAATATAGCTGCTGACCTTGTGCAG GCATCAACACCTCTAGAGGTCCCACAGATGAAATCTAAAATTTTTGAAGATGGGAAGAAGAGAGAGCAGCTGTTCCGACAGTCGCTGGCTCAACGTGAAACTGTGTTGGTCTCCCATCCTCTTGGTAATTCTGTTGCTCCATCAGAACCTGGAAGTAAAAATGGCTCTAGGGCAAATGCAGGAGAATCATTTCAAAAAGTCCATCCACTATCAAATCAAGACACTGACCATTTGGATGAAGAACTAGATCTTCTCCTGAATCTAGAGGCTCccattaatacagaaaatagaCCTGCGTCAGGTACATTATCCTGCAGCATATCAACTGAGAAAGATTTGAAAATGGATTGTAAAGAAAATG AGCCTTTAAAAGTAGATATGCCTGAAGAGAAGAGCACGtcatcacagcagcagcaaagtaCATCTAAAGATGTTACTGAAGAAGAGCTTGAAGACTGGCTGGACAGCATGATCGCCTGA